From the genome of Malus sylvestris chromosome 13, drMalSylv7.2, whole genome shotgun sequence:
AGAGAGATTAATAAGTTAATTAACTGTCATATATCTTGATTTAAGCAAACATTTTTTACTTGAATTTTTTAAGCCAAGTCAAAACATGGACTCATTCCAACCTCAGTATGTTTCCTGCAAACATGTACCGATGACTCTTGTATCGTAAACAAAAATTCGAAGAGTTGACtctatataattaattaaccctAATTGACTATgtctaactaattaattaacctgcAGATTAAGGAATATCCCAAAAAGGTCATCCTATTCTGTGAGATACCTCCACCAGAAGGCGGACAGACCCCATTTGTTCCGAGCTTCCGAGTGACGGAGAGGATGCTGGAGGAGTTCCCGGAAGCTGTGGAAGAATTGGATGCAGGTGGCTTGAAATACACCTTCACAGCACCAAGTAAGAACAGCACAGGTTCTATGAGGGGCAGGGGTTGGGAGGATACTTTTGCCGCATCAGACCGTGCAGAAGCTGAAAAAAAGTAATACATTCATATTTTAGTCTATTATATAATGTGTCGATCGACATCATTGTCACCAGCTAAAATGGACAGTGTTTGTTTACTTGTGGCAGGGCTAATGCTTTAGGCATGGACGTCGAGTGGCTATCAGATGGGGGAATCAAGACGATATTAGGACCGAGGTCGCTGACGAAGGTGTTTGAAGGAAGAAAAGGGAGGAGAATGTGGTTCAACACGATGGTAGGCATGCATGGGAAGGAGAACAGCTCGGCCCTGATGGCGGACGGGACCGAGATTCCGGCAGAGCTGGTGAACAGATGTGAGCAGATAATCGAAGAAGAAAGCATCCAGTTCAAGTGGGAGAAGGGTGATGTTCTCTTCCTTGATAACCTGGCTTTGCTTCATGGAAGAAGGCCTTCTCTTGCTCCCAGAAGAGTCTTGGTTGCCACATGCAAGTAGAGATCTCAAGATATGATTACCACAACATCTTCTACTTCCATCAAAGTTGTATGCAACCATGCATGCTATGCATTTACAATTAAGCTACTCGATATCGGAGTCATTAAAGTACGTATATGTAATAAGATCTCAATTTGTGATTTCAAATTCAATTGGGTGAACTTGAAGGGCATGAATATGATATGCAATTAATTGGGAAAGAAATAAACACTTAATCTATGTGCTTTTATTTTGTGTCTcgtgttactccattgattaaaattttattccttttcaatttttgatcaagatttttaggttttaataaacatcattaattatttcaataataaaatattttttatttctaatatattcatttagtgttagaaattttacatttggtatatttatttttatgactaaatttgttatcaaatatttttattattagtttgtacctatttttaatttgcaacctttttttcatttgtaccaattttcttttcagttttaatttgtacccgttacatcccacatctcccaggggtgaggatcttctaagccttatatgtaaattctcatatctacctagcacgaggccttttaggagctcattggcttcaggTTCGGTAGcaactttgaagttaagcgagttcgtgcgagagcaatcccaggatgggtgacccactggaaagttctcgtgtgagttcccagaaacaaaaccgtgaggctgtggtgggggcccaaagtggacaatatcatactacggtgaagtcgagcccgggatgtggtgggggcctaaaacgaacaatatcgtgctatggcagAGAGCTTgggatgtggtgagggcccgggcggggatgtgacaatttggtatcatagTCAATCCTTGGTCGGaaatgtgccgacgaggacgtcgggccctaagaccatctccaatggtgacctaaaacctaaaaatatttagcctataaaatttaggttttggcccagaaacagtttttctgaTCCAGcccttttggcctaaaattttagctcgAGATTATCAAAGAATGGATTAAggctatttttttaattaactttttaaaaaaaattatgtagactatcctaaattaattatatgaacattttaacataaaaatatttaaattccgataaattttgaaaaatcactaaatcaatacatgaaaatcatgataaaccacataaacttaataaaaatgatatttaatagggaactttaacgaaaagcactcagtactgttcactttaacgaaaaaccacatttttacactaaaaagtcaattctggtactattcattttaccctttattttgtccttatcattaaaactcaaagttttcaagcccttttcattagttttccttatttaataaaccacataaacttaatacaaatgacaattaataaaccacataaacttaaaaataaaaattttaaaaaaaagacaattaataaaccacataaacttaatacaatcgaaaactcataaacttaataatgatatccaccatcttgacttggtgatggacttgggtgatagtcttgagatgaatcgtcatcttgaaatatactccttGTGACACTCCTTCATAAAATGTCATTTTGCTTACCACGTAAGTATTTCTTCCTCTCTAGAGTGTATTTGTCCAGGTCCTCCATCATCAAATTAATTTCGAACCTTTCTTGCTCCCTATCTCCTTGTTCCTTCATGGCCAAACGCATTTGGGCTGATTTTTCTTGCCGAGAGATATGGTTTTCGTTCATTCTTACCATTTCACTAGCAAATTGTGCACATATCGGATCttgggacttcccttttctctttgcttccttttgcttatctctacCCGGGGGCCTTGCAAAAGAAATTGGGGTTATTTGTTCGACACCTTCATCGTCGGCAAAATTCACACCTTCATTGATATCATTTGGGGGTGGGGCTTCACTATGAAATAATTTTCCCTATTGTTGGTCTGCATTGGTTCCCCACCttggacaatccttgaggatgttccaagcatgatgcaacttaaaagcttgattttttggtgtagttcttATCTTGTAAATTGTCATTACTTTGTCACCCTAtacaacaaatacataaaaacaattacttgcaaaatactattatgtacatgtgttgaccctaaaaactaccaagcctacatggcgcGCAAACCGGGTAATCTATAaactaactacgtcattcggttgaatgcggggcgtgccaactcgtcggccgagctcggtttaggagtaaaatttgttgatgttgcgttgggtgcgagAATGACTTATGTGTCTcacgattgcgaccgaggaatgaacacgtctcggcctcttgggttctcgaacctgaagacaagactactattcttacgaagttcacaaatcgtcgtcgtcggattcggtcacagtgatggtattcacCAAAGTAAACTCACGCCAAATAGACACCAaggtgtaagggcacaaatactcaaagcagatatatgTCTTAACAATAAACATGGTTCGGCCGTCGGAATGTCAAACTCTAAATctcacttgagagtatccaatcataaactaacTCGGCATGTAACGTGCTGAGCCTAATAAacggtaacacctcacttcgctgagaaggctaatgagatgacctctaccaataaggattcggaaattcttctcgaccgagacttggatagataaccagtcaccctcgacgcagtgttatctatgccgactgaataTGCTCCGCAgttggctgattctacggcaacagtgttgtttatccaaactgaagatgttcgccggttgccttcacagtgttgtttatccaaactgaagatgtgttggcgaaaaagaaaataaaaaaatctcaaagttgttgagagggtttgcgcagggcaattttgtgtgttgaattggaggtcctTTGAATGTTGCACcgagtcttgtatttatagtattgATTTTTCTGCTTGGCAAAGTCTGATAACATTGTTGAGATGGTTTGCGCAGGGCATAGATAACCCTCGACGTAGTGTTATCTATGCCGATTGAATATGCTCCGCAgttggctgattctacggcaacagtgttgtttatccaaactgaagatgttcgccggttgccttcatagtgttgtttatccaaattgaagatgtgttggcgaaaaagaaaataaaaaaatctcaaagttgttgagagggtttgcgcagggcaattttgtgtgttgaattggaagtCCTTTGAATGTTGCACcgagtcttgtatttatagtattgATTTTTCTGCTTGGCAAAGTCTGATAACATTATAGAGTTTAATTGCAACTCTAATTCCTGAAGTTGATCAGCGTCAAAAGCCAAGCATATCCTCAGATTGTAGTTCGTGACTTCAGCTCTCTAACTGTTGCTGCTGACCACTCATTTATCCCATGCATAATCATAATAAATAAAACTCTGACCACTTTATCTTTTATGCACCTACAATCACTCCTTAGACTTTATCACATCAATCAAAGCTTAATCCCATCAAAATAAccaccattatatatatatataacttgtaGCTTTTCACACGACATGCAAGTCTTCCATCATCTAACAACATCCTAGCCCGCTTAGGTCCTATCCACCATTATCTTCGGCTTGCAAATCCATGTTAGGCCAAGTGAAGAGTCCAAGAATCtctataatttattttgtacaagaaaactaagataatttattaaaagataattattatgctTAAAAACCATCATATTATCTCTTAACAATAGCAAAATATCTTAACTTTCTTATCCGACGATTAAGAACCATGTTTACTCAACGGCCTCGATTGCTTGGGCCGATGgcgtaaaatcgggtccaaacaacatgacaaataaaatatcaacaaagaaactcacaatttATGAGGCGCCTCTTCCACTAGGCATGTCAACCATGGCTCTCTCCAATCTTCCCTTCCACAAAGTGCACGCTTTGTTGATAATCTTTcaccgatcataaacaccaccaacTTCCCTTTGACCGGCGTTggagttttcatggaacttatcaaTGATTTTACCCCACAAAATCTTTCTATTTTGATTCGTGCCAACGGCACCATCTTCGCTAATAGAAATCCATgccaaacataaagcaatatcttCGTCAAatgtccaattacgacctctaacatgctcttttgccatcttgaaaattttggaaatgagaagaaatggtagaaagaaaaattggaagaattgtaggagaaaagtttgttttgtgtggatgtttgaacaaatacataggtatttatagagtttttggttgaattttaagttaaatattttttttaaaattattttagccgttgaatttaaatttggaccgttagattttattttttttaccgttagatttgatcatattcGATCTAAGCCGttagattcaataaatatataaatataaaaaaaatatttgaatgtgGACCGTTGTATTAACCAACTGTCTAATTAAACTGGCTGTTGGATGAACAAAAGTAGCCACTGGGCTACAGTGTGGCTGACAACAGAGGGGACCAACCCACGTGGGTGGGCCTTcggctagaaaaaaaaaagggcgcGTGAGGCGCGTTGGGGGGACTGGGTTTTGGGGTGTGGGCTTCACAACCCACTTTTCACTCTCACCCGTGGGTCCCATTTTATTTTGTGGGCTAAATTATGGCTAGTATTTGCCTTCCTTTTAGgtttggtttaggttttgggttggaatgggtttgggggggggggaggggagtTTTAGGTTATAAgccaccattggagatggtctaagggggtggattgttggatcccacatcgtccaaggGTGAGCATCATGTAAGCCttgtatatatattcatatctctacctagcacaaggccttttgggagctcattgacttcgggttccgtcggtactccgaagttaagcgaattCGCGAGAAAGCAATCCCATAattgggtgacccactaggaagttctcgtgtgagttcccagaaacaaaactgtgagggcgtggtcggggccctaagtggacaatatcgtgctacggtggagtcgagcccgaaatatggtgggggcccgggttaGGATGTGACagtacccatatatatatatatatatatatatatatatattttttttttttttttggtcccatattttttaaagttttatttgaatttgtactcatattttttaattttgctaaatgtacccacgctaattatatgtatttattttatgttttaaaatatatcagtagttattttttaaaatatgttaataattatgtgggtacattattttcttgctataattttgtgaagaacaatattactctaatatttattttaaagtatttattctattttaaaaatattatttgaatttgtttaaattttataatttgtgAAACATTAAATGTATAAATGCATGAGTTAGATCTCTTAAACTATGTCAAGGACTTAGATCAacatatttaaacaaacaatatctCAGTTTAACAATTAGATTAATTAGGGATTGGAACCAAAATGATCCTTTAATAAATTACATTTGTGTATTTATTACACAGATAAAAAATAGTTTCTTACAAACGAAGCAAGAAGCGTCTAACAAATTCTTTGTTTAGACTTTAAATTCTGGTTTCAACTTTAAATAGGATGCTTTGTGTTTTGTCACGTGCCTTGTGTTGTAATTTTGTGAGATTATCAAGTAATTAAGTTAATCTGTGGATGCCATGTGTCAGTTTTCTGTAAACATTGAGTGTTTGCTAATGTGCGCACATGACgcataaattttgaaatgtgatatccacatatcTCTTTTTACTGCTTACACATTTCTAATTTTCGATCATCGGATCAGATGaatcaaataaaatcaaagaataaaaattaataggaggtgggcaaaaaaaaaaaaaaaaagatgtgtggataacacacccccTAATTTTTCAATGGCCCTAGATTTATGTAGATTTGCTGCCTAGGCACTTTGTCCGTGTCAATGGGatgttaattaaaattttaaattcactTTCTTAATGtggttttttaatcatttatttatatgtGTTAGCTAACTTGTCTATTGATGATATAAGAATATTCAGTGTATGTATGGGGGGCTTTAAGATTGAATAAGATCCTTTTCGGATCTCCATGTTTGAAGCCAACAGATTTAGAGATTTGGACTTTTAAACCTTGCAGTCTTTATTGGTACCAAGACGCACGGTGCTCTGATTTTTCAGAATAAGAAGGGATGGAGAAAATGCTTCGAGCCAATGTTCGAGTACCAAGCATCACGGCGCTGAAGTAATTCATGTCATGCTCTGAAGAAAAACTCGAACGACCTTCAACAAAATGGTATATGTACTCGGAATCAACACAGGTGGGTATGTAGCCCATTTCACTGGCTCACCTCGCATAAACCAAAAGTTTGAATCTCTATTTCTCTTTGTTCAACGACTTAGATCTCTAAATCCTTAAGCTCCATACACAGAGATCAAAAAGAGAATCTGGACTCACAAAGATTAACAAAAAACATAAGTAGCATATATCTACATGGCCTATAAAATTGCCAAGTGGAGCATAGCAGCAGATGTGAAATGCCCCACGACCAGAAAAGCTTGAAATGCAAAAGCCGGACGGCCGGCTTGATTACATCCTTGTATGCGGACGTAGAGGCATTGTAGAATTTGAAGCAGAAAAAAGACGAGAATTTGTCAACTTGTGTTTGGGTTTAAGCACATTGCTTCGTCCATAACGTTATGGAAACGAAAGGAGGTATCAAAAATTCACTCATACGGGTATACCAAGGCCTTCAGAGATTCCAACAATGGAACGGCAAATCGCAAATTAGATCAAGGTAACTCGAAAGCTCTTTCTGAGATGTCAAACAAAGATTTTTTAGTCTGCTATCTGTTGCATAAGAAAGATCAAGTACTGTATTAGGGCTGTTctctgtgtttttttttgttttactttatggCTTTTTACTCATCGCCGATAACGCTTGTTAACCCTAGCTAGCATACAACCTTGATTTGTCGTAACATGCCAGCTAAAGAAAATGACACTATTCGGCATTTTATACGTGCGGAGTCATTCTTACTTGCATGCGAATCTATATCTGATACATATTACCACAGTGATTAAAAGTATGTTTGAGATTGCTTTTAAAAGGGGCTAAAATCACTTTCAAACAGCTAAAAATGCTTCTGAATTTGAGCGAAAAAACTTAAAAGTGTTTCTGGATCATAAAAATGTTTTCTAAGTGCTCTTTAGGAAGCACTTGGAGTTTTACTAAAATTTGTGGCACAAACAGTCCCAAACGAGCCCAAACTCGTCAAATTGATGAACTGTGATATGGCCAAAGTATTTTCCATTGTACAGTCAATTTAGGTTATACGGCTTGTCTTTACTTTGTATGAAGTATCTATATGCCTTGCTAGGTGCCCTATACAGTATTTTCCTGTATATTATATTGTGTTTGGTGGTGACTGACTTAGTAATTATCATACATTTTTTATAACTTCTGGTCTCAAATTTGGAATTAGGATctctggatcctctttgtgagattCTGGAGATCCTTCAATCACGttcgttcatcatacattgtACGGTTAATTTTCATCaattattgtttatatttaattttaaataaaaaatttacaataatttctgaccacacggtatacgatgaacggatgtaaTTGGAGAATTCCCGaatccttacaaagaggatccggagaatCCTCATTCCAAATTCGAGGTACCTCCGCAAACATaaccaataaaaaaagaattattGCGTCATATAACTAGCAAAATGACATACAAAGCATCCAAAATCAGCCGGTGAGAACCATATCCCCACCACTATATATAACCCCTTCGAATCTAAACACCAACACGCCCATAAACAAatagcgagagagagagagagagagagagagagagagagagagagattatggAGCCCTTCACCAAAGACTTCAAAGTAGGAGAGTGCGAAGGCCAAAAGGTGGTGGATGGTGAGACCATGCCACTGGTGCTGCAGCCTCCAGCACCCGAAAACAACGATGTGGAGTCACTTATTTTGGCTCTTCAGAAGAACAAGGACTGGTTTGATCAGATGCTTCTCAAAAACAGCGCTATCCTTCTCCGAGGTTTCAATGTGCAGAACGCTGAGGAATTCAACGACATCATAGAAACCTTCGGTTGGGATGATATTCGCTATGTAGGACCGGCGCCAAGAACTCATGTGCACAAGCGAGTTTGGACTGCAAATGAAGGACCTCTCTCAGAGTTCATATACTATCACCATGAGATGGTCTTGGTAAGTGCATATATATACTATCACCATGAAAAATCACCATATTTCTAGGGACATAGGTTGTCAAAAATATTGGAGGAGTCTCCTGGCAGTTTCATTTCTGTTTTCTTAGGTGACAAGGCTCGGCCTAGAATGGTTGTTTCTTGTAACCGAAAAACAAAAGAACTCGTTTTTGTTGCATTAGGATCGGAGACAGGTATCGAATTCATCGCTAGGAAGTGTGAAATTGATCATGTTTTCTGCAAACAAATACTGTGTCAGTTGCTTCCCTTCCCTGCACCAAAGCACAGAGACATTAATAAGTTAATTAACTGTCATATATCTTGATTTAAGCAAACATTTTTTACTTGAATTTTTTAAGCCAAGTCAAAACATGGACTCATTCCAACCTCAGTATGTTTCCTGCAAACATGTACCGATGACTCTTGTATCGTAAACAAAAATTCGAAGAGTTGACTCTATATATTCTAATTAATTAACCCTAATTGACTGTgtctaactaattaattaacctgcAGATTAAGGAATATCCCAAAAAGGTCATCCTATTCTGTGAGATACCTCCACCAGAAGGCGGACAGACCCCATTTGTTCCGAGCTTCCGAGTGACGGAGAGGATGCTGGAGGAGTTCCCGGAAGCTGTGGAAGAATTAGATGCAGGTGGCTTGAAATACACCTTCACAGCACCAAGTAAGAACAGCACAGGTTCTATGAGGGGCAGGGGTTGGGAGGATACTTTTGTCACATCAGACCGTGCAGAAGCTGAAAAAAAGTAAAACATTCATATTTTAGTCCATTATATAATGTGTCGACATCATTGTCACCAGCTAAAATGGACAATGTTTGTTTACTTGTGGCAGGGCTAATGCTTTAGGCATGGACGTCGAGTGGCTAGCAGATGGGGGAATCAAGACGATATTAGGACCGAGGTCGCTGACGAAGGTGTTTGAAGGAAGAAAAGGGAGGAGAATGTGGTTCAACACGATGGTAGGCATGCATGGGAAGGAGAACAGCTCGGCCCTGATGGCGGACGGGACCGAGATTCCGGCAGAGCTGGTGAACAGATGTGAGCAGATAATCGAAGAAGAAAGCATCCAGTTCAAGTGGGAGAAGGGTGATGTTCTCTTCCTTGATAACCTGGCTTTGCTTCATGGAAGAAGGCCTTCTCTTGCTCCCAGAAGAGTCTTGGTTGCCACATGCAAGTAGAACAACCATCGATCTCATGATATGATTACCACAGTATCTTCTACTTTCATCAAAGTTGTATGCAACTATGCATGCTATGCATTTACAATTAAGCTACTCGATATCGGAGTCAATAAAGTACGTATATGTAATAAGATCTCAATTTGTGATTTCAAATTCAATTGGGTGAACTTGAAAGGCATGAATATGATATGCAATTAATTGGGAAAGAAATAAACACTTAAATTGTGTGTGCATTCCCTATATCATATCTCAAACTCTTATTTAAAACTCACAAGCTTATGGTGTGACACATAACATAAGTACAAGACTTGGGAGATGCTTTTTATTGGATGACCATTCAACATTACGAGAGAGAGAAACACATAATTATATACGTGCACATATACAGTCAGTAAGTTTTAGAGTAGATAAAGAGGGGAGAGTTccgtgaaattttttaaatatgtatataaattggacgaaaatagTTACAAGAGATGAATCTACAAGtgccttcttctccttctctttcaAACTCAGCTTATTCTTTGGCAATCAGCGTCTCACTTGCCCGTTTTCCGAAATCATCTTCAGAGTCTGCACCTCTGGGTTGATCAGCCTTCTTCCTTGTCAGCCATTGCTAATATGTAATCCAAGTCTCCGGTGGCCGTATAAGATGATGCTGCTTTCGGAATATTGTAGTTCAATAATTCCTTTCTACCACCACTTTTGAAGGCTTATTTAGCTGTTCTAACGGAATTTGTGTCTAAAAGAACATTGCTTGTAATGGAAGAGCCCTTATAGTAGAAACCTTAAATTCaagttttttatgattttatgtaataatttgAGTAg
Proteins encoded in this window:
- the LOC126594870 gene encoding clavaminate synthase-like protein At3g21360, whose product is MEPFTKDFKVGECEGQKVVDGETMPLVLQPPAPENNDVESLILALQKNKDWFDQMLLKNSAILLRGFNVQNAEEFNDIIETFGWDDIRYVGPAPRTHVHKRVWTANEGPLSEFIYYHHEMVLIKEYPKKVILFCEIPPPEGGQTPFVPSFRVTERMLEEFPEAVEELDAGGLKYTFTAPSKNSTGSMRGRGWEDTFAASDRAEAEKKANALGMDVEWLSDGGIKTILGPRSLTKVFEGRKGRRMWFNTMVGMHGKENSSALMADGTEIPAELVNRCEQIIEEESIQFKWEKGDVLFLDNLALLHGRRPSLAPRRVLVATCK
- the LOC126594871 gene encoding clavaminate synthase-like protein At3g21360, whose protein sequence is MEPFTKDFKVGECEGQKVVDGETMPLVLQPPAPENNDVESLILALQKNKDWFDQMLLKNSAILLRGFNVQNAEEFNDIIETFGWDDIRYVGPAPRTHVHKRVWTANEGPLSEFIYYHHEMVLIKEYPKKVILFCEIPPPEGGQTPFVPSFRVTERMLEEFPEAVEELDAGGLKYTFTAPSKNSTGSMRGRGWEDTFVTSDRAEAEKKANALGMDVEWLADGGIKTILGPRSLTKVFEGRKGRRMWFNTMVGMHGKENSSALMADGTEIPAELVNRCEQIIEEESIQFKWEKGDVLFLDNLALLHGRRPSLAPRRVLVATCK